In Arvicanthis niloticus isolate mArvNil1 chromosome 10, mArvNil1.pat.X, whole genome shotgun sequence, a single genomic region encodes these proteins:
- the Chi3l1 gene encoding chitinase-3-like protein 1 isoform X1, which yields MRTSAEARMGMRVALTGLAVLMLLQSCSAYKLVCYYTSWSQYREGNGSCFPDSIHHSLCTHIIYSFANISNNQIGTWEWNDVSLYGMLNALKTRNPNLKTLLSVGGWSFGSERFSRIVSNPQSRKTFIQSVAPFLRTYGFDGLDLAWLYPGPRDKQYFSTLIKELKAEFTKEVQPGTEKLLLSAAVSAGKVALDSGYDIAQIAQHLDFINLMTYDFHGVWRQATGHHSPLFRGQEDTRSDRFSNVDYAVGYILRLGAPASKLVMGIPTFGKSFTLASSENRVGAPISGPGLPGRFTKEKGTLAYYEICDFLRGAEIQRIPGQQVPFATKGNQWVGYDDPESVKNKVKYLKNKHLAGAMVWALDLDDFRGSFCPQKVRFPLTNAIKDALA from the exons GCTCTGCGTACAAGCTGGTCTGCTACTACACCAGCTGGTCCCAGTACCGGGAAGGCAATGGGAGCTGCTTCCCAGACAGCATCCACCATTCCCTGTGTACCCACATCATCTACAGCTTTGCCAACATCAGCAACAACCAGATTGGCACATGGGAGTGGAATGATGTGTCACTCTATGGCATGCTCAATGCACTGAAGACCAG AAACCCCAACCTGAAGACCCTCCTGTCTGTTGGAGGATGGAGCTTTGGCTCAGAGAG ATTTTCCAGGATTGTCTCCAACCCTCAGAGTCGCAAGACTTTCATCCAGTCGGTAGCCCCATTCCTGCGGACCTATGGTTTTGATGGGCTGGATCTCGCCTGGCTCTACCCTGGCCCAAGAGACAAACAGTATTTCTCTACCCTGATCAAG GAACTGAAGGCGGAATTCACAAAGGAAGTCCAGCCAGGCACGGAGAAACTCCTCCTCAGTGCAGCTGTGTCAGCAGGAAAGGTGGCCCTTGACAGTGGCTATGACATCGCCCAGATAGCCCA ACACCTGGATTTTATCAATCTCATGACCTACGATTTCCATGGAGTGTGGCGCCAAGCCACAGGACATCACAGCCCCCTCTTCCGAGGCCAGGAGGACACTAGGTCTGACAGATTCAGCAATGTG GACTATGCCGTGGGGTACATACTGAGGCTGGGAGCCCCGGCCAGCAAGCTAGTGATGGGCATTCCTACCTTTGGGAAGAGCTTCACTCTGGCATCTTCTGAGAATCGAGTGGGTGCTCCAATCTCAGGGCCAGGATTACCAGGCCGGTTCACCAAGGAGAAAGGGACACTCGCCTACTATGAG ATATGCGACTTCCTCAGAGGAGCTGAAATACAAAGAATCCCGGGCCAGCAGGTTCCCTTTGCTACCAAGGGCAACCAGTGGGTGGGGTATGATGACCCGGAGAGCGTCAAAAACAAG GTTAAGTACTTGAAGAACAAGCATCTGGCAGGAGCCATGGTGTGGGCACTGGACTTGGATGATTTCCGGGGCTCCTTCTGTCCACAGAAAGTGCGCTTCCCGCTCACCAACGCCATCAAGGATGCCCTGGCTTAG
- the Chi3l1 gene encoding chitinase-3-like protein 1 isoform X2, translating to MTLQLAGLAVLMLLQSCSAYKLVCYYTSWSQYREGNGSCFPDSIHHSLCTHIIYSFANISNNQIGTWEWNDVSLYGMLNALKTRNPNLKTLLSVGGWSFGSERFSRIVSNPQSRKTFIQSVAPFLRTYGFDGLDLAWLYPGPRDKQYFSTLIKELKAEFTKEVQPGTEKLLLSAAVSAGKVALDSGYDIAQIAQHLDFINLMTYDFHGVWRQATGHHSPLFRGQEDTRSDRFSNVDYAVGYILRLGAPASKLVMGIPTFGKSFTLASSENRVGAPISGPGLPGRFTKEKGTLAYYEICDFLRGAEIQRIPGQQVPFATKGNQWVGYDDPESVKNKVKYLKNKHLAGAMVWALDLDDFRGSFCPQKVRFPLTNAIKDALA from the exons GCTCTGCGTACAAGCTGGTCTGCTACTACACCAGCTGGTCCCAGTACCGGGAAGGCAATGGGAGCTGCTTCCCAGACAGCATCCACCATTCCCTGTGTACCCACATCATCTACAGCTTTGCCAACATCAGCAACAACCAGATTGGCACATGGGAGTGGAATGATGTGTCACTCTATGGCATGCTCAATGCACTGAAGACCAG AAACCCCAACCTGAAGACCCTCCTGTCTGTTGGAGGATGGAGCTTTGGCTCAGAGAG ATTTTCCAGGATTGTCTCCAACCCTCAGAGTCGCAAGACTTTCATCCAGTCGGTAGCCCCATTCCTGCGGACCTATGGTTTTGATGGGCTGGATCTCGCCTGGCTCTACCCTGGCCCAAGAGACAAACAGTATTTCTCTACCCTGATCAAG GAACTGAAGGCGGAATTCACAAAGGAAGTCCAGCCAGGCACGGAGAAACTCCTCCTCAGTGCAGCTGTGTCAGCAGGAAAGGTGGCCCTTGACAGTGGCTATGACATCGCCCAGATAGCCCA ACACCTGGATTTTATCAATCTCATGACCTACGATTTCCATGGAGTGTGGCGCCAAGCCACAGGACATCACAGCCCCCTCTTCCGAGGCCAGGAGGACACTAGGTCTGACAGATTCAGCAATGTG GACTATGCCGTGGGGTACATACTGAGGCTGGGAGCCCCGGCCAGCAAGCTAGTGATGGGCATTCCTACCTTTGGGAAGAGCTTCACTCTGGCATCTTCTGAGAATCGAGTGGGTGCTCCAATCTCAGGGCCAGGATTACCAGGCCGGTTCACCAAGGAGAAAGGGACACTCGCCTACTATGAG ATATGCGACTTCCTCAGAGGAGCTGAAATACAAAGAATCCCGGGCCAGCAGGTTCCCTTTGCTACCAAGGGCAACCAGTGGGTGGGGTATGATGACCCGGAGAGCGTCAAAAACAAG GTTAAGTACTTGAAGAACAAGCATCTGGCAGGAGCCATGGTGTGGGCACTGGACTTGGATGATTTCCGGGGCTCCTTCTGTCCACAGAAAGTGCGCTTCCCGCTCACCAACGCCATCAAGGATGCCCTGGCTTAG